In Mustelus asterias chromosome 30, sMusAst1.hap1.1, whole genome shotgun sequence, a genomic segment contains:
- the LOC144480930 gene encoding M1-specific T cell receptor alpha chain-like, giving the protein MLWVSFTETPDAKSFCAGVYCCVNNYGKVTFGSGTKLVVRPKRNSLEPSIYVIAPRESDSKASPVCLATDYFPNNVSMSVSAGGPAYNRSHEDALLSLADRAYSLVGFLSSSQSTQDGLFSCTAGHHSKTLSRAGQIEPPCIPVKEDEEGDEHANLISLTIFCLRILFLKSIVFNVLMTIRVWVS; this is encoded by the exons ATGTTGTGGGTGTCCTTCACCGAGACACCTGATGCAAAGAGTTTCTGTGCTGGCGTGTACTGCTGTGTGAATAACTATGGTAAAGTCACCTTTGGATCTGGTACCAAACTCGTGGTACGACCGA AGCGAAATTCTTTGGAGCCATCCATATATGTCATCGCGCCGAGGGAGAGTGATTCCAAAGCATCGCCCGTGTGTCTGGCGACCGATTACTTCCCCAACAATGTCAGTATGTCCGTGTCGGCCGGCGGGCCGGCCTACAATCGGTCCCATGAGGACGCCTTACTGTCCCTCGCTGACAGGGCTTACAGCCTGGTGGGCTTCCTCAGCTCCTCGCAATCCACGCAGGACGGACTGTTTAGCTGCACGGCTGGGCACCATTCCAAGACACTGTCCCGAGCTG GTCAAATCGAGCCACCTTGCATTCCGGTCAAGGAAGACGAGGAGGGag ATGAACACGCGAATCTCATTTCCCTGACGATCTTCTGCTTGAGAATTCTCTTCCTGAAGAGCATTGTCTTCAATGTGCTGATGACCATCCGTGTCTGGGTCTCCTAA